Proteins from one Sabethes cyaneus chromosome 2, idSabCyanKW18_F2, whole genome shotgun sequence genomic window:
- the LOC128735402 gene encoding ornithine decarboxylase 1-like, whose protein sequence is MESAEISILADNISLQDAIGRIVEEGPTEEPIHVLYLDDVVEKHRHWMQQLPQVKPFYAIKSNDNPALVQTLATLGTGFDCASKGEIDKVLAAGVSPDRIIFAQPAKPIAALLHAKKHGIKLMTFDGKHELDKIKSHYPEAHLVLRFRYDSDQVFAQLGKKFGCDPGSEALDLLRYAKELELNVIGLSFHIGSGTKDYCCFEAAIEVAKKIFDSAKCIGYDFTLLDIGGGFPGAKHLPIDPYAEHINRAIDKHFSQDEHVTFIAEPGRYYAASAVTIITHVLAKRMLSDEEGKELMYYYINDGIFGSFYSAGHEAQPVYPVIWKPNPSTKLQSWIWGPSCDGLDVFCKDIPLPELDIGDFILFENAGAYSIVIASQFNGFPLPRVEVYVSQSTWKALKNAPETASR, encoded by the exons ATGGAAAGTGCCGAGATCAGCATACTCGCCGACAACATCTCGCTGCAGGATGCCATCGGTCGAATCGTGGAAGAAGGCCCCACCGAGGAACCGATACACGTGCTATACTTGGATGATGTCGTGGAAAAACACCGACACTGGATGCAGCAGCTTCCTCAGGTGAAACCGTTCTACGCTATCAAAAGTAACGATAACCCGGCGCTTGTTCAAACACTGGCAACGCTTGGAACTGGCTTTGACTGCGCCAGTAAGGGAGAAATCGATAAGGTGCTCGCGGCTGGAGTCAGTCCAGATAGGATCATCTTCGCGCAACCGGCGAAACCGATTGCGGCGCTTCTACATGCGAAAAAGCATGGAATCAAACTTATGACGTTCGATGGTAAGCATGAGCTGGACAAAATAAAAAGTCACTATCCGGAGGCGCATCTAGTATTACGTTTCCGGTATGATTCTGATCAAGTCTTCGCGCAGTTGGGAAAGAAATTTGGTTGTGACCCTGGTTCGGAGGCGTTGGATTTGTTAAGGTACGCAAAAGAGCTTGAATTGAATGTGATAGGATTAAGCTTTCATATCGGATCCGGTACCAAGGACTATTGCTGCTTTGAAGCAGCAATAGAAGTTGCAAAGAAAATATTTGATTCAGCCAAGTGTATTGGGTATGATTTTACCTTGCTAGACATTGGAGGAGGTTTCCCCGGAGCAAAGCATTTGCCGATCGATCCGTacgcagaacacatcaatcgAGCTATCGACAAACATTTCTCCCAAGACGAACATGTGACGTTCATCGCAGAACCTGGACGATACTATGCAGCTTCAGCCGTTACAATCATTACCCATGTACTGGCAAAAAGAATGTTGAGCGATGAAGAAGGAAAAGAATTGATGTACTATTATATTAATGATGGTATTTTTGGTTCCTTTTACTCGGCTGGTCACGAAGCGCAACCGGTTTATCCTGTTATTTGGAAACCTAATCCTAGCACTAAGCTCCAGTCCTGGATATGGGGCCCGTCGTGCGATGGACTTGACGTGTTCTGCAAGGATATTCCACTGCCAGAGCTAGACATCGGAGATTTCATCCTGTTTGAAAATGCAGGTGCATACTCAATTGTTATTGCTTCGCAGTTCAATGGATTTCCGCTGCCAAGAGTTGAAGTATATGTCAGTCAGAGTACATG GAAAGCACTGAAAAATGCACCCGAGACTGCAAGTCGATGA